One genomic segment of Thermodesulfobacterium sp. TA1 includes these proteins:
- a CDS encoding ComEA family DNA-binding protein — protein MFFYKRGGITHPFYSLVFSFLLFSIIYLFLTSVGLAKKLDVNQATVEELEKLPGIGKKTAQAIVDYREKNGPFKSWEDLEKVKGLGPKKIQLLRSYLTLGEEGEKVKQDKKENTKAKGKNTFNSSSFKPLIYYYVDEKGKIHYTQFPESVPLKYRHSLRPVNP, from the coding sequence ATGTTTTTTTATAAAAGGGGTGGGATTACTCACCCCTTTTATTCTTTAGTTTTTTCTTTTCTATTATTTTCTATAATTTATTTGTTTTTAACTTCTGTAGGGTTAGCTAAAAAGTTAGACGTAAATCAAGCTACAGTAGAAGAGCTTGAAAAACTTCCTGGTATCGGCAAAAAAACCGCTCAAGCCATCGTAGATTATCGAGAAAAAAACGGCCCATTTAAGTCTTGGGAAGATTTAGAAAAGGTAAAGGGTCTTGGTCCTAAAAAGATACAGTTGTTAAGATCTTATCTTACCTTGGGAGAAGAGGGAGAGAAGGTTAAACAAGATAAAAAAGAAAATACTAAAGCTAAAGGTAAAAATACCTTTAATAGTTCTTCTTTTAAACCTTTGATCTATTATTATGTAGATGAAAAAGGAAAAATTCATTATACCCAATTTCCTGAAAGTGTTCCTCTAAAATATAGACATTCGTTAAGACCTGTAAATCCTTAA
- a CDS encoding TusE/DsrC/DsvC family sulfur relay protein encodes MPTVEYKGKVFEVDEDGFLAGGLDAWCQEWVEYVKELEGIQELTEEHWKVINVLQDYYKKNGVAPMVRILSKVTGFPLKKIYELFPSGPGKGACKMAGLPKPTGCV; translated from the coding sequence ATGCCAACAGTTGAGTACAAAGGTAAGGTTTTTGAAGTAGATGAAGACGGTTTCTTAGCAGGTGGTCTTGATGCTTGGTGTCAAGAATGGGTTGAGTATGTAAAAGAGTTAGAAGGTATTCAGGAGTTAACCGAAGAGCATTGGAAAGTTATTAACGTTCTTCAGGACTATTACAAAAAGAACGGCGTAGCCCCTATGGTTAGGATTTTATCTAAAGTAACAGGTTTTCCTTTAAAGAAGATTTATGAATTGTTCCCCTCTGGTCCTGGAAAAGGAGCTTGTAAAATGGCTGGATTACCTAAACCTACTGGGTGTGTGTAA
- a CDS encoding N-acetyltransferase — translation MIRKAKLSDIKYIYKLILHFSKKGDVIPRPLSELYEHVRDFFVYQEKDLIVAACALQICWEDLAEIRSLVVSEEYQKRGIGLALVMACLDEAKELEIPKVFVLTRVPAFFEKIGFVRVNKSELPYKVWSDCVKCTKFPDCDEIPMVKEIF, via the coding sequence TTGATAAGAAAGGCCAAACTTTCAGATATAAAATATATCTATAAACTGATTTTACATTTTTCTAAAAAAGGGGATGTTATCCCTAGGCCTTTATCAGAGTTATACGAACACGTGAGGGATTTTTTTGTTTATCAAGAGAAGGATTTGATAGTAGCTGCTTGTGCTTTACAGATTTGCTGGGAAGATTTAGCAGAGATAAGATCTTTGGTGGTAAGTGAAGAGTATCAAAAAAGAGGTATTGGTTTAGCCCTGGTAATGGCTTGTTTAGATGAGGCTAAAGAGCTTGAAATACCGAAGGTTTTTGTGTTAACCAGGGTACCTGCTTTTTTTGAGAAAATAGGTTTTGTAAGAGTTAATAAGTCTGAGCTACCTTATAAGGTATGGTCAGATTGTGTAAAATGTACCAAATTTCCCGACTGTGATGAGATACCTATGGTTAAAGAAATTTTTTAA